GAGATCCATTTTGAAATAAAAGAGGGTAATCAACTCTTTGGAATCGATGTGCGTATCCAAAATATCGATGTGAAATTGGGGCAAAAAGTCGATATTATGATGGTCTCGGCAACGAGTGTTATCAAGATACGTAATCCCTTAATGCCAATCAGAGCTGAACTGAAAACGACCTTTGAGGCAAAGCCTTGGTATGATGCTTCAAACCATAGTGTCTATTTAAGGGAGCTTAAGCTAGTAGAGGTTAAATCTAGCCCAAAAGATTTCGATAAGGCCATCCAACAGTTTTCTCCCCAACTCATGGGATTCTTAACGCAGTTTCTAGAAAATCAACCTGTCTATGTACTGGATACCAATGATTCTAATCAGGCTCTCATAGCTGAAATGACTAAACGCATCCAGGTTCAGCCAGGAAAACTACAGTTAATATTTGACGAATAGGTACAATCCTCTGAGCATATTGCAATCGAGACTAGCTTGATTGCAATATGCTCTCTTTTAGCCTCAAGCTATTCGAGTCCTACTTACTAAATCGACTAAATGACGAGTAATCAACAATAACAGCCTCATCTAAGAGCTCACGTCTTAACATGTCATAAGCCACTGCTGTAGTTAAGCTTCTGACCAAAGCACGTGAACGACTCGGTAATTTCAGCATCTGACTATGTACACCATTTTTTGTCGCCAATGCTATTGCTACCGTTCCAACAGGCTTATCAGGCGTTCCTCCTTCTGGACCAGCTATACCACTGGTCGCAAGGCCATAATCGCTACCAAGTATATTACGAGCTCCCTTAGCCATCTCTTCAACTGTTGCAATGGATACTGCACCATAATCATCGAGAGTCTGAGGATTGACACCGAGTATTTTTACCTTAGCTTCATTACTATAAGTAACTAGGCCATGATGTAAATATGAAGAGCTACCAGAGAATGCTATCAGGCCACTAGTGATCATCCCACCGGTACATGACTCGGCAACACTTAAGCTGAGTCCTGAATTGACGAGCTTATTATGGATCTCTTGATCCAATGTCGTGACATTTTCCGCCACAACCGCATTGCCCAGTAATGTTTTTATCTCAGATTCAATTCTAGGTAAAGAAGTGATAGCCCTTGCCCCTCGAGCAAATAACTTAATCTCGATATAAGGCATATAAGAGCGATAACCTAAGGTTATACCGTCAGGTAGAGGAATGGCCTCCAATATATCTGCGAGTGCAGATTCTCCGTTGCCCAGAGTTAATAGCTTCTTCAAAGCAACCGAAGTCGAAGCCACAAACCTATCCTCTATGAAAGGAATAAACTGTTCAGTGACCATACGTTTAAATTCAAATGGCACTCCAGGCGTGAAGAACAACCAGGCACGATTTAGCTTTACTGCGAAGCCG
This portion of the Shewanella violacea DSS12 genome encodes:
- a CDS encoding CinA family nicotinamide mononucleotide deamidase-related protein translates to MKLEMICTGEEVLAGQIVDTNAAWFANTLMNKGIECQRRVTVGDRLEDLVAVFKERSLEADIILVNGGLGPTSDDLSSEAMALAMGVALVENIEWRTKLEDWFARNGRVMAESNLKQALLPESALMIDNPVGTACGFAVKLNRAWLFFTPGVPFEFKRMVTEQFIPFIEDRFVASTSVALKKLLTLGNGESALADILEAIPLPDGITLGYRSYMPYIEIKLFARGARAITSLPRIESEIKTLLGNAVVAENVTTLDQEIHNKLVNSGLSLSVAESCTGGMITSGLIAFSGSSSYLHHGLVTYSNEAKVKILGVNPQTLDDYGAVSIATVEEMAKGARNILGSDYGLATSGIAGPEGGTPDKPVGTVAIALATKNGVHSQMLKLPSRSRALVRSLTTAVAYDMLRRELLDEAVIVDYSSFSRFSK
- a CDS encoding DUF1439 domain-containing protein: MKILSLTVSFVLLFLTGCVSQYSITESELEDYLSDEIHFEIKEGNQLFGIDVRIQNIDVKLGQKVDIMMVSATSVIKIRNPLMPIRAELKTTFEAKPWYDASNHSVYLRELKLVEVKSSPKDFDKAIQQFSPQLMGFLTQFLENQPVYVLDTNDSNQALIAEMTKRIQVQPGKLQLIFDE